Proteins encoded together in one Sphingomonas radiodurans window:
- a CDS encoding TonB-dependent receptor, whose product MKVLIEGLAVLLAAHAAAPVKTRSPAEGSSAGSAKDDAQSSRHEQIGDDIIVNGERIKGAQAASKAQIGVLGDSEVFNTPFSTSGYTDQLIRDQQARSLADVLANDPSVRQATSRYAESEVFVIRGFQVYTTLFNGLPGLVDSRQPFLDGVERIDVFKGPSTLVNGASQEVGGTVNFVPKRAESGGTRRATIGYIGDAQGEAHFDVGRRWGSNDQWGLRGNVGLRYGDTPVDNQLDRAGIGVVAFDYRGDRLRVSVDASYQDRRLLAELSGFSVLPGFGIPRAPDLDRNIFDRSSSYRKRNGIGLVSAEYDVADRITVFAAGGYQHSNERYSGPYSPTITTPDGTTDVSTVPYVLTDNSYVGRVGIRAAFETGPVSHAITVSAESYLDRYYGGYAVFDTLTRNIYNPRPLAQEVLAYPNPETAYRQRSLTKSVVIADAASIHDGRVTLIAGVRRVTIGSTNRDPAGAINSDYRQSRYTPAVALLVKPLPRLTLYGNYIQALQLGATAPVGTANANEVFPPTLAKQYELGAKYKIGAAAGVTFAAYNITQPSGITDPVTRIFSVDGAQRNRGLELSAFGEVAAGLRLLGGASLIDAVQTRTEDADGDGRGDLDGNKATGVPDWQANFGGEWDVRSLPGLTLTGRMLYTSRQYVDPDESRTIPGWTRYDVGVRYTAIVAGKPLAFRATVENVTDHNYWSSSIGSTLALGAPRTVLLSVTRDF is encoded by the coding sequence ATGAAGGTGCTCATCGAAGGTCTTGCCGTTCTGCTAGCAGCTCATGCCGCAGCGCCGGTGAAGACTCGCTCTCCGGCTGAAGGCTCATCAGCAGGATCGGCGAAGGATGATGCGCAATCATCGCGTCATGAGCAAATCGGCGACGACATCATCGTTAACGGTGAGCGGATCAAGGGCGCGCAGGCTGCATCCAAAGCACAGATCGGGGTGCTCGGCGATAGTGAAGTGTTCAATACTCCGTTTTCGACCAGCGGCTACACCGACCAACTCATCCGCGACCAGCAAGCCCGCTCGCTCGCGGACGTGCTCGCCAACGATCCTTCTGTGCGTCAGGCGACCAGCCGCTACGCCGAGTCGGAGGTATTCGTGATCCGTGGCTTCCAGGTCTACACGACGCTGTTCAACGGCCTTCCTGGACTGGTCGACAGCCGCCAACCGTTTCTGGACGGTGTTGAGCGCATCGATGTCTTCAAAGGACCAAGCACGCTGGTCAACGGCGCTTCGCAGGAAGTGGGTGGGACCGTCAACTTCGTGCCCAAGCGAGCCGAAAGCGGCGGCACCCGCCGCGCCACGATCGGCTATATTGGCGATGCGCAAGGCGAGGCTCATTTCGACGTGGGCAGACGGTGGGGCAGCAACGACCAATGGGGGCTGCGGGGTAACGTCGGCCTCCGCTACGGCGATACGCCCGTCGACAATCAACTGGACCGCGCAGGGATCGGCGTTGTCGCCTTCGACTACCGTGGCGATCGGCTTCGCGTCAGCGTCGATGCCAGCTACCAAGATCGAAGGTTACTCGCCGAACTTTCCGGCTTCTCAGTACTACCCGGTTTCGGCATCCCGCGCGCGCCCGATCTCGACCGCAACATCTTCGACCGCTCGTCATCTTACCGAAAGCGCAACGGCATCGGCCTGGTTTCTGCAGAATACGATGTCGCGGACCGGATCACGGTGTTCGCGGCCGGCGGGTATCAGCACAGCAACGAGCGCTACTCAGGACCCTATTCGCCGACCATTACGACACCCGATGGGACTACAGATGTCTCAACCGTCCCGTACGTTCTCACCGACAACAGTTACGTCGGCCGTGTCGGCATACGGGCCGCGTTCGAAACCGGCCCTGTCAGCCACGCAATCACGGTGTCGGCGGAGAGCTATCTCGATCGCTATTATGGTGGATACGCCGTCTTCGACACGCTGACGAGAAACATCTACAATCCCCGCCCGCTGGCACAAGAAGTCTTAGCCTATCCCAATCCGGAGACCGCATATCGGCAGCGCAGTCTCACCAAGAGCGTGGTGATCGCGGACGCCGCCAGCATTCACGACGGGCGGGTGACGCTGATCGCGGGGGTGCGCCGCGTCACGATCGGATCGACCAATCGTGATCCTGCTGGAGCAATCAACTCTGACTATCGGCAGAGCCGCTACACGCCCGCCGTCGCACTTCTGGTCAAGCCTCTGCCGCGCCTCACGCTCTACGGCAACTACATCCAGGCGCTCCAGCTGGGCGCGACCGCGCCGGTGGGCACCGCCAACGCGAATGAGGTGTTTCCGCCAACTCTTGCCAAGCAGTATGAACTTGGTGCCAAATACAAGATCGGTGCCGCTGCTGGCGTAACCTTCGCCGCCTACAACATCACGCAGCCAAGCGGCATCACCGATCCGGTGACCCGCATCTTCTCGGTCGATGGGGCGCAGCGCAATCGCGGGCTGGAGCTCAGCGCCTTTGGCGAGGTCGCAGCGGGACTCCGCCTTCTGGGCGGCGCATCGCTGATCGACGCGGTTCAGACGCGAACCGAGGATGCGGACGGCGACGGGCGGGGCGACCTTGACGGTAACAAAGCAACCGGCGTGCCCGATTGGCAGGCGAACTTCGGCGGCGAGTGGGACGTGCGGTCGCTGCCTGGACTGACGCTCACTGGACGCATGCTTTACACGTCGCGGCAATATGTCGACCCGGACGAAAGCCGCACGATCCCTGGCTGGACCCGCTACGATGTCGGCGTGCGCTATACGGCGATTGTGGCGGGCAAGCCGTTGGCGTTCCGCGCGACTGTCGAGAACGTGACCGACCACAATTATTGGTCATCCTCGATCGGCTCCACGCTAGCGCTGGGGGCACCGCGCACCGTGCTTCTGTCGGTAACGCGGGACTTCTAA
- a CDS encoding DUF6481 family protein, with translation MLDNQVPSFKDPSFSDRAASAGTAKQKALDQLKAKPPVDPALMAERREASDKQDQALAQERATKAAAVAAGKAEKIAAKAAELARVAAAEALKAARLKPASPEEMKAARDARYAARKARK, from the coding sequence TTGTTGGATAATCAGGTGCCTTCATTCAAAGACCCCTCATTTAGCGATCGGGCGGCCTCGGCTGGAACCGCCAAGCAAAAGGCTCTGGATCAGCTGAAGGCAAAGCCGCCGGTTGACCCGGCCCTGATGGCAGAGAGACGCGAAGCGTCGGACAAGCAGGATCAGGCCCTTGCGCAGGAGCGAGCCACCAAGGCCGCTGCGGTCGCCGCCGGCAAAGCCGAAAAAATCGCCGCCAAGGCCGCTGAACTTGCCCGAGTTGCGGCGGCGGAAGCATTGAAGGCCGCGCGCCTTAAGCCTGCCAGCCCGGAAGAAATGAAGGCAGCACGAGACGCCCGTTATGCCGCCCGCAAAGCGCGAAAGTAG
- a CDS encoding cold-shock protein gives MINGTVKFFSNDRGYGFIAPENGSSDAFVHISAVERAGMTTLNKDQRVSYELETDRRGKTSAVNLQDA, from the coding sequence ATGATCAATGGCACCGTAAAATTCTTCAGTAACGACAGGGGCTATGGCTTCATCGCGCCGGAAAACGGCAGCAGCGACGCGTTCGTCCACATCTCGGCCGTGGAACGTGCCGGCATGACGACGCTCAACAAGGACCAACGCGTGTCCTATGAACTGGAGACCGACCGTCGCGGCAAGACGTCTGCCGTAAACCTGCAGGACGCCTGA
- a CDS encoding sensor histidine kinase — protein MNTAASDEIRYELGVVGGRIEALRLVHEQVYAAKNADRLPLRPYVMKLLEGLLALHEEAGVRLDAQVDDVDISSDTAIPLGLILNEFTTNSVKYAFDGEGRPEQPSIVVEARKRDNRMWVQICYNGKGLPISAQNSRPGTGTGMALIEGLARQIGAKPDWASERGATLCLEFPHR, from the coding sequence ATGAACACGGCCGCGTCGGACGAGATCCGATACGAGTTGGGTGTTGTCGGCGGGCGCATTGAGGCGCTCCGTCTTGTCCATGAGCAGGTCTATGCAGCCAAGAACGCCGACCGGCTGCCGCTGCGTCCCTATGTCATGAAGCTCCTTGAGGGCCTGCTCGCGCTCCACGAGGAAGCTGGCGTCCGACTGGACGCACAGGTCGATGACGTCGATATTAGCAGCGATACGGCAATCCCGCTTGGACTCATTCTAAATGAGTTCACGACCAACAGCGTGAAGTACGCCTTCGACGGCGAGGGCCGGCCGGAGCAGCCATCGATTGTCGTCGAGGCACGCAAGCGCGATAATCGAATGTGGGTTCAGATTTGTTATAACGGTAAGGGGTTGCCGATCAGCGCCCAGAATTCGCGGCCTGGTACGGGGACCGGAATGGCTCTGATCGAGGGCTTGGCCCGCCAGATTGGTGCGAAGCCCGATTGGGCATCGGAACGCGGAGCCACACTCTGCCTAGAATTTCCGCATCGATAG
- a CDS encoding peptidase dimerization domain-containing protein translates to MRLLCTATIGTMALSLATAAPAQVAPARLDALKAEAATGVEKRAKLVQEMIDSIFSFGELGMQEVETSRYITAVLEKNGFKVTRGIAGIPTAWSATWTQGSGGPTIAVGSDLDGIPKASQKPGVAWREPMIAGAPGHGEGHNSGQAVNIAAALAVKDIMIREKIPGTLLLWPGVAEEPVAAKAFFVRDGLFKDVDAVLFTHVGSNLQTSWGQPSGTGGVSVLYTFSGESAHSAGAPWRGRSALDAVELMDAGWNFRREHLRPEQRSHYVIKDGGDFPNVVPSTATVWYYFREQSFGDIRKNYEIGNKIATAAAMMTDTEVTRRIIGTAAPQHMNRPIAEAAYENIKKVGLPQWTPEEQQFAKAVQKLVAGKEKGLETKLDELKAPDEEPKSGGSDDIGDVSWTKPTITIRYPSNIPELPGHNWSNAIAMATPIAHKGAVAGGKAMAMTLLDLLTRPELLTAAKSYFTDVQTKDVKYQPILTDEKPYVEMNADIMAQFRDRMRQQYYDPKKYDTYLQQIGVKWPSLVKPE, encoded by the coding sequence ATGCGGCTGCTTTGCACGGCGACGATCGGCACCATGGCGCTGTCACTGGCAACCGCCGCCCCCGCGCAGGTGGCGCCCGCCCGGCTCGACGCGCTGAAGGCGGAAGCCGCAACGGGCGTCGAGAAGCGCGCCAAGCTCGTCCAGGAGATGATCGATTCGATCTTCAGCTTTGGCGAACTCGGCATGCAGGAGGTTGAAACCTCGCGCTACATCACCGCAGTGCTGGAAAAGAATGGCTTCAAGGTGACGCGCGGTATCGCCGGCATCCCCACCGCCTGGTCCGCGACCTGGACGCAAGGGAGCGGCGGGCCGACGATCGCGGTCGGCTCCGATCTCGATGGCATCCCCAAGGCCAGCCAGAAGCCGGGAGTCGCCTGGCGCGAGCCGATGATCGCCGGCGCGCCGGGGCATGGCGAGGGCCACAACAGCGGCCAGGCGGTGAACATCGCCGCCGCGCTCGCGGTGAAGGACATCATGATCCGCGAGAAGATCCCCGGCACGCTGCTGCTGTGGCCCGGCGTCGCCGAGGAGCCGGTAGCGGCGAAGGCGTTCTTCGTGCGCGACGGCTTGTTCAAGGATGTCGACGCGGTGCTGTTCACGCACGTCGGCTCGAACCTGCAGACCAGCTGGGGCCAGCCATCGGGCACCGGCGGCGTCTCCGTCCTCTACACGTTCAGCGGCGAGAGCGCGCATTCGGCCGGCGCGCCGTGGCGCGGGCGCAGCGCGCTCGATGCGGTCGAGCTGATGGATGCCGGCTGGAATTTCCGCCGCGAGCATCTCCGCCCGGAGCAGCGCTCGCATTATGTCATCAAGGACGGCGGCGATTTCCCGAACGTCGTGCCGTCGACCGCGACCGTCTGGTATTATTTCCGCGAGCAATCGTTCGGCGACATCCGCAAGAATTACGAGATTGGGAACAAGATCGCCACCGCCGCCGCAATGATGACCGATACCGAAGTCACCCGCCGCATTATCGGCACGGCGGCACCGCAGCACATGAACCGCCCGATCGCCGAGGCCGCCTATGAGAATATCAAGAAGGTCGGCCTGCCGCAGTGGACTCCCGAAGAGCAGCAATTTGCCAAGGCGGTGCAGAAGCTGGTCGCCGGCAAGGAGAAGGGGCTGGAGACCAAGCTCGACGAGCTGAAGGCGCCCGACGAAGAGCCCAAGAGCGGCGGCTCCGACGATATCGGTGACGTCTCGTGGACCAAGCCCACGATCACGATCCGCTATCCGTCCAACATCCCCGAACTGCCCGGCCACAATTGGTCGAACGCGATCGCGATGGCGACGCCGATCGCGCACAAGGGCGCAGTGGCTGGCGGCAAGGCAATGGCGATGACGCTACTCGATTTGTTGACCCGCCCCGAGCTGCTGACCGCCGCCAAGAGCTATTTCACCGATGTGCAGACCAAGGACGTCAAGTATCAGCCGATCCTGACGGACGAGAAGCCATATGTCGAAATGAACGCCGACATCATGGCGCAATTTCGCGATCGGATGCGGCAGCAGTATTACGACCCGAAGAAGTACGACACGTATCTGCAACAAATTGGCGTCAAGTGGCCGAGCTTGGTTAAGCCGGAGTAG